From the bacterium BMS3Abin14 genome, one window contains:
- the zraR_7 gene encoding transcriptional regulatory protein ZraR, with translation MATDLTKDKPKLLIVEDDDDLRTQMKWGLAKDYQVLEAMDKKSALQAMAEGAPQVATLDLGLPPDQDGISEGFGTLSEILEADPGAKVIIITGRDERKNALKALEAGAYDFLAKPVNLDDLRIILQRAFYISNLERDYRELKSRAVTEPFESMLGTSPQISNVYEKIRKVAPTGVPVMIVGESGTGKELTARAIHNLSDRKNGPFIPINCGAIPENLLESELFGHEKGSFTGAHVQRKGRIELARGGTLFLDEIGELPHALQVKILRYLQDQVIERVGGREKISVDARIVAATNRNLEEAMGEGQFREDLYYRLSVVTVKIPPLREREGDILMLARFFLHRFSSDRTGKPMSLTASAEKALDSYDWPGNIREMENRVRRAIIMADGQRIKPMDLELDASGTRKHRGRTLKEARQNLEREIITDTIKAKKGNLSRVAMELDISRPALYDLLRKLEIKSKKPEN, from the coding sequence ATGGCAACTGACCTGACAAAGGATAAACCAAAACTTCTCATCGTCGAGGACGACGATGACCTCCGGACCCAGATGAAGTGGGGGCTTGCAAAGGACTACCAGGTCCTGGAAGCCATGGACAAAAAAAGCGCCCTGCAGGCCATGGCGGAAGGGGCGCCGCAGGTCGCAACGCTTGACCTTGGTCTGCCCCCGGACCAGGATGGAATAAGTGAAGGCTTTGGAACCCTTTCCGAGATCCTGGAGGCCGACCCCGGTGCAAAGGTTATTATCATAACAGGCAGGGACGAAAGGAAGAACGCCTTAAAAGCCCTTGAAGCCGGCGCTTACGACTTCCTGGCCAAACCTGTCAACCTGGATGATCTGAGGATCATACTCCAGAGGGCCTTCTATATATCCAACCTGGAAAGGGATTACCGGGAGCTGAAAAGCCGGGCGGTCACAGAACCGTTCGAGAGTATGCTGGGGACAAGCCCGCAGATCAGCAACGTCTACGAGAAGATCCGAAAAGTCGCGCCCACCGGGGTTCCCGTCATGATCGTCGGGGAGAGCGGAACGGGGAAGGAGCTGACGGCACGGGCCATCCACAACCTCAGCGACCGGAAGAACGGTCCATTCATCCCCATCAACTGCGGCGCCATACCCGAGAACCTCCTGGAAAGCGAACTGTTCGGTCATGAAAAGGGCTCCTTCACCGGCGCCCACGTCCAGAGAAAAGGCAGGATCGAGCTCGCCAGGGGCGGCACCCTCTTCCTCGATGAAATAGGGGAACTGCCCCACGCCCTTCAGGTAAAGATCCTGCGGTATCTCCAGGACCAGGTGATCGAACGGGTGGGAGGCAGGGAAAAGATATCGGTGGACGCCCGGATCGTCGCCGCCACAAACAGGAATCTGGAGGAGGCCATGGGTGAGGGCCAGTTCCGCGAGGACCTCTACTACCGCCTGAGCGTTGTGACGGTCAAGATACCGCCCTTAAGGGAACGGGAAGGGGATATCCTCATGCTGGCCAGATTTTTCCTCCATCGGTTTTCCTCGGATAGAACCGGAAAACCGATGAGTCTTACGGCCTCCGCTGAAAAGGCCCTCGACTCGTACGATTGGCCCGGGAACATCCGTGAGATGGAGAATCGGGTCAGGCGAGCGATAATCATGGCCGACGGACAGAGGATCAAGCCCATGGACCTGGAACTGGATGCATCCGGGACACGGAAACACAGGGGAAGGACACTGAAGGAAGCCCGGCAGAACCTGGAGAGGGAAATAATAACGGACACCATTAAGGCGAAGAAAGGGAACCTCTCCCGGGTGGCCATGGAACTGGACATCAGCCGCCCTGCTCTGTATGACCTGCTCAGGAAACTGGAGATAAAGAGTAAAAAGCCGGAGAATTGA